The Meiothermus sp. region CCGCTTACCCCGAAGCGGTGGCGGCCATGGGCTTCAACCTGATAGGCTCACACGACACCCCACGGGTGCTGACCGACCTGGGGGGCGGGGGTTGGCGCGATACCCCAAGCCCGGAGGCCCTGGCCCGGTTGCGGCTGGCCTCGGCCATGCTGTATGCCCTGCCGGGGGCTTCGGTGTTTTTTCAGGGCGAGGAATGTGGTTTTGCCGGCGAGCGAGGGCAGTGGCCGGTCAACGAGCTGTACCGCTATCCCCTTCAGTGGGACAAATGCCGGGCCGATGTGCTAGAGCACTACCGGTTACTGGGCCGCCTCAAGGGCCAGCTTAAAGCGTTCCAAAGCCCGCTCTTCCGCACCTATCTGGGCGAGGGCCCGCTCCTGGCCTTCTTGCGCGGGGAGCCGGGGGTGGGGGAGGTGCTGGCGGCTTTCAACAACAGCCTCGAAGAAGCCCGGCTGCTGCTACCCGAGGGCCGGTGGCGCGATGAGGTGGAGGGGCGGGTCTACCAGGGAGAGGTGGGTCTAAGCGGGCTGGGGTGGCGCTACCTCGAGCGGATCCGCTAAGGGAAAGCCCGCACCCCCAGGCCAAGGCCCAGCGCGGGGGTGGGGCCAAGCTGGAGGTGGAGCGTGAGGCTTAGCTCGGCGTCGGGGCGGCTTTGGGTGTAGCGGGCGCTGAGCGCAGGCCGGACTGGGCCGTCCAGAAGAAGGTAGGCGCTCAGGTTCCAAAGGGCCTCCTCTCCCAGGGGAACGGCCCACTGCCCGGCCAGGAAGGGGCCTAAGGGCAGGAGGAGTGGAAGGCTGGCGTAGCCTCCCTCGAGCGTCCACACCCCCTCGCCCAGGCTGCCGCTCAGGCCCAGCGCATAGCGGGCTTCGGAGGGGTTGAACAGGAGCCAGCCCTCCCCATAGACCACCACGCCCGCCACGGTGCCGCTCCCGCCCAGGCCCAGCACCGCTTTAGCCCGGTAGAGGGCGTGGGCCTCGAGTTCAAACCCGCCGAACTCGCGCCGCAGGCTCAAGACAGGAACCAATTGGCCCGCCTCCTCCAGCACCGCCAGGCGCAGCCGGGTGGCCTCGGGGTTCCAGCTCAGCCGCAGGCCCCAGCGGCCCCGGCGGTGGCCCAGCGGACCGACGGGCTCCAGGCTATAGGGCAGGGTGAGGCGGGCCACCTCCAGCGGCAGGCGCTCGAGCCCCGCGCTAAAGTCCAGCTCGCCCTCGCGGTACAGGGCATACAGCTCGGTCAGACCCGCGTCGGTAGTAACCGAGCGGGAAAAGCTCACCCCCGGATCGAGCACCAGTTGCAAGCGCAGCGGGCCCAGGTCGTAGCGGGCCTCGAGGAGCGCCCCCAGGCCCCAGCTTGCCGCCGCTGGCGCGTTGCTGATGGCCAGGGCGGTGCTGAAGCGCAGCTCGAGCCGGGTCTCCAGGGTTTGCGCCAGGGCGGGTTGGCCAACCACCCCCAGCCATACCCCCAGCGCAACGAGCCACGGGCGATTCACCCTGCGTTGCCGGTTCCTCACCTCAGACATCAGTCCCCTGCTAGGCCGCAACCTGCCCATCCTCGAGCCGCACAATCCGGTCTACCCGCTCCAGCAGCCTGGGGTCGTGGGTGCTGAAGACAAAGGTAACGCCCTGTTCGCGGTTGAGGGTGCGCATGTGCTCGATGAGGGCCAGGCCGGTCTTGGAATCGAGGTTGGCGGTGGGCTCGTCGGCCAGGATGATCTTGGGCCGGGCGGCCAGGGCCCGGGCCACCGCCACCCGCTGCTGCTGCCCGCCCGAGAGCTGGTTGGGGCGGCGGTGGGCCAAGTCTTTCAGACCCAGGGTTTCGAGCGCCTCCAGGGCCTTAGCCTCGCGCGCCGCCTTGGGCTCGCCGCGCAGCTCGAGCACGAAGGCCGCGTTCTCCAGCGCGGTCAGCACCGGAATCAGGTTGTAGGCCTGAAACACAAAGCCCACGTTCCACAGCCGCAGGCGGGCCAGCTCCGCTTTAGAGAGCCCGTCTATGCGCTGCCCTTCCAGCCAGACCTCGCCCGAGGTGGGCCGATCCAGGCCTCCCATCAGGTGCAGAAGGGTGCTCTTGCCACTGCCCGAGGGCCCGGCCAGGGCGATGAACTCCCCCTGGTGTACCTCCAGGCTCACCCCACGCAGGGCGGGGGTTTCCACGGTATCTACCCGGTACACCTTGGTCAGTTCCTTGACCTCTAAAACAGGCTTCACATGCCACCTCGCTTCAAGCGGTAAAACGCATGGCCTCCACCGGTTCCAGCCGGGCCGCCAGCCGGGCCGGCCACCAGGCGGCCAAGAGGCCGGTGAGGAGGGCGTAGGCCAGGGTGACGGGCAACTCCCAGGGCCGCAGGCTCAGGTAGAGCACCTCGGGCAGGCCGAAGGTGCTGGCCACGCCGCCAAAAACGGCCTCCAGCGAGAAGCCGCGGGAGAGCGCCCCCACCGTGGCCAGGCCCAGCCCACTGCCCACCAGGGCCCCGCTCAGGGTGAGCAGCAGGCTCTCCAGTACCACCATCCGCGTCACCTGGGCCGGGCCCGCGCCCAGGGCCACAATCACGCCCAGCTCGCGGGTGCGCTCGAGCAGGCCCAGGTAGATGGTGTTCAGCACCAAAAGCCCCGCCAGCCCGAAGAAGATGGCCGCGAAAATCAGCACCAGCGGGGTCAGCAGGTTGAAGATTTGCGCCAGGGCCGGGCTGGCCTCGCGCCAGCTTTCCAGGCTCAGGCCAGGCCCCAACCGGGCCTCGAGCTGGGGCGCCAGGGCGGCGAGCTGGGCGTCCTGGCCGAGGCGGGTAAAGGGGAAGTGCAGCTCGATGCGAGTAGCGCTCCCCGGCGCGGCCAGCTCCTGGGCGGCGGCCAGCGAGAGGTAGGCGCTTTTGGCCTCGGCGGCGGGGTCGGGGAAGTGGAGCAGCCCCACCAGCCGGTAGACCCCGGCCCCCCGCCCCTCGGTGCCCGGGGCGTAGACGTACACCGGGTCGCCCAGCCCCACCTTTAGGGCCCGGGCCAGCGAAGCGCCCAGCGCGATGCCCTCCAGGTCATTTTCTTCCGGCAAGCGTCCTTGGGCCAGGTATTGCTGGGCAAAGCGTTCGCGCAGTTCGGGCGGGCGCCAATCGCCCACCAGCAGAACCCCCCTCGAGCGGCTCTCGCCCGCCACCAGCGCGGGCACCTCGAGGGCCACCACCAACCGGGCTTCGGTTCCTTCGGCCAGCCGGGCCTCCACCTGCCTTGCCTCGGGGATGAGCAACTCGCGGAACTCCCGCTTTTCGCGGTAGCCCTCCACCCGCACCTGCAGGTGCCCCACCGAGTCGGTGAGCTGGTTGTACATGGCGTTTTCCAAAGCCCCCAGGAAGCTCAGGTAGACCAGGGTAAAGAACACCGCCAGGCCCACCGCCCCGGCGGTTATCAGGCTGCGCCCACGGTGCCGCCAGAGGTTGCGCCAGGCGAGGGGAAGCAAGTCAAACATGGTTCATAGCTCCTTATGACTGCCCTTCCAAGTGCCCATCCGCCGATTTTCCCGCATCTGGGGTGCTCAGCAACCGGCCTCCAGCGCCCGCACGGTGAAGCAGCTTTCGGGGATAGCTACGCCAAAGCGGTAGTTGCTGTAGACCACGCTGGTGCGGTAGCCCGGACGCAGCAAATCCTCCACGGTGGTCTGGGTGGGAAAGCTGCGCCCACCTACCTGGGCAAACTGGGCAAAGGTAACCCTGCGCACCGCCTGGCCGCGCTGGTCGTAGTAGAGCACCTCGCGGGGCACGAAGCCGGGCTTGCTGGCCTGCAACACCAGCTTGCCGTATGGGGTGGGGGCCTGGGGCTTGGGGATGAGCTCGAGGGTGAGGCTGCCCTCGGTTTCCGCGCCGATGCTGGGGGTGTAGTCTTGCTCGAGATCGCGCCCGGCCAGGTCGCTGTAGGAGAGGTCGGAGCCCAGGAAGCTATCGCTGCGCCCGCTGGGGGGCAGCCGCAGTACCCGCTTGAGGGTAGGGTTGTAGAGCTGGATGTTGTCCCCCACCCGCAAAAAAGCCTGTCCGGCCTCGCGCGGGGGGGCCTTGACCCAGGTGATGGCCCGCTCGCCCCCATCCGAGGCCACCTCGAGCACGTACTGGGTCTGACGGTCGGGGCGGGTCACGCTCAGGGTCAGGGTGGCCCGCACGCTCCCGCCGCGCTGGTTGTCCACGATGGCCTTGAGCACCGCCTGGGGGTCGGTGGCCGCGCTGCCGAGGCTAAAGCAGAGCAAGCCGAGCACGATGGGTCGTAGGTTCATCCGCATACCTCCTACTCCGTGCGCATGGCCTCGGCAGGGTTGAGCGCTTTTACCCGCCGGGCCGGAATCAGAACCGAGAAAAAAGCCGCCAGGGCGATGGTCAGGGCCGCATAGAGGGCGTAGAGCGGGCTTTGCGCGGTGTAGATCTCACCCCCGGTGCCCAGGATTTCCCAGGCCGCCCCGTAGCTGGCAAAGATGGGCCCCAGCACGTTCTGGGTGGCCAGCCAGTAGTTGAGCCCATAGCCCAGCGCCAGCCCCACAACCCAGCCGAGGGCGGTGGCCAGCACCGTCTCGAGCGTCACCATGGCCGCCAGGCCGGCGGGGGCCAGGCCGATGGCCCCCATCATGCCAAACTCGCGGGTGCGCTCGAGCACGCTCACCAGCACCGTGCTGGTCACGGCCAGCGCGGCGAAGAGGGAAAAGGCCAGGCCGATGAGGAAGACCGTGCCCTGCCGGGATTGCAGCGCCTGGCTAAGCCCCCCCAGAAGCTCGCCCAGGTCGTGGGCCTCGAGCCCCTCCGGCAGCTTTGCGGCCAGGGCCCGGGCCACCCGGGCCTCCTGCCCCCGGGGCACGTCCAGCGCCACCCCGGTGGCGGTGGGAAGGCCGCTGAGCCTGCGTGCGTCTTCCAGGTGCAAGAGCACCGCTCCCCGATCCACCGAGGCGATGCCCGAGGCCACCAGCCCCACCACCCGCAGCCCCAGGGCCTGGGGCCCGGCCAGGGCGGCGGCGTCCAGCACCACCCGCTCGCCCAGCCGGGCGTCCAGCCGCTCGGCCAGCCTTTTCCCCAGCACCACCTCGCCGGGCCCCTCCACCATGCGGCCCTCCACGATGGCCTGGGGAATCCCGCTGACCCGGGCCTCGAGCGCGGGCTCTACCCCCCGGGCCTGCACCGGTTCGGCGGCGTAGGCCGAGCGCAGCAGGGCGGGGAACTCCAGCCGGGGCGCGGCGGCCCGCACCCCGGGCGCCGCGGCGAGTTGGGGCAGAAAATCCAGACTGGGCAGGCCCCGCTCGGGGTCGGGGTCTTCCAGGTAGCCGCGGGCGGTGATAAGCACCGGGGCGCTCAGGAAGCGGGCGTTGCCGTACTGGATGGACTGGATGAAGCCGTCGTTGACCCCCCAGAAGAGCACGATGGTCAGGGAGGCGTAGGCCACCACCAGCAAGAGCAAGAGGGTGCGCCTGCGCTGCCGCCAAAGGTTGCGCCAGGCCAGCCTGGCCAGAACTCCTATGTTGCTATTTACCGGCATCCCAACCTCCCCTCACGCCTTACGCTTGCTTCGCTCGTAGCGCTCGAATAGCCCTTGCAATTCCTCCTCAAAAAAAGCGTACAGATCGCGCATCTCCCGCAGCCGCTCGCCGCGCGCGGGCGGGGCCTCCTGCAAAAGCCGCAGGCCCTGCTCGGCCAGGGCCCGGTAGCGGCTCAGGCTGGACAGGCCCTGCTGAACAGAGCGGCTCCAGGTGTCGGGACGGATGCAGAAGTGGGTCTGCCTCGAGCCCCGCTTGGGCACCCGCTCGATTAGGTGCATCTGCAGCAAAAGCCGGGTCATGGTGCTGATGGAGGCCTTGCTGGCCCCCAGGGCCTCCGCGAGCTGCGAGGCGGTCTGCTCGGGGGGATCGCAGACCATCAGCCAGCCCAGGATGCGCCCGGCGGTGCGGGGAATTCCCGCGGCCTCGTAGGCCAGGGCAAACTCCTCGACGAAGTGGTGCAGCTCCCCGGACACGCCCAAAGTTTAGTTAGTTTTGTTTGTTTAGTCAATACTGAACAAAGAGAAATGAAACTGAATCTGAGAGCGGTTCCCACGAATAGTCCCTCCAGCGGTTTTGGCTGTAGGGACTACAATACGAGCCACCGCGTGGGCCCTTTTGGTGGGAACCGCGACAACCAAGCTCGAGCCATCTCCTAAGGCGCAGTTGATGGGTTGCCGGCCTCACCACAACAGCCCGGCTGCAAGCGATTCCAGTACGTGGCCCTAGGCCAGTCCCATCTGACGCAGGGTAAAGGCGTAGAGGTCGGCCTGTTCTTCGATGAGCATGCGGGTAGGCTTGCCCAGGCCGTGCCCGGCCTTGGTCTGGATGCGGATAAGCACCGGTGCTTCGCCTCCCTGGGCGGCTTGCAGGGCCGCCGCAAACTTGAAGGAGTGGGCGGGTACCACCCGGTCGTCGTGGTCGGCGGTGGTGATGAGGGTGGCGGGGTAGCGGGTTCCTTGCTTCAGGTTGTGCAAGGGTGAGTAGGCCAGCAGATAGCGGAACTGGGTGGGGTCGTCGGGCGAGCCGTAATCCGAGACCCAGGCCCAGCCGATGGTGAACTTGTGGAAGCGTAGCATGTCCAGCACGCCCACCGCGGGCAGGGCCACCCCAAATAGCTCGGGGCGCTGGGTCATAGCTGCTCCCACCAAAAGCCCCCCGTTGGAGCCGCCCTGTATGGCCAAGCGCCGGGGCTGGGTATAGCCCTGCTCGATAAGCCACTCGGCGCAGGCGATGAAGTCGTCGAACACGTTTTGCTTGCGCCCCAGGGTGCCGGCCCGGTACCAGTCTTCGCCGTACTCGCCGCCCCCGCGCAAGCAGGCCTGGGCCAATACCCCGCCCTGCTCGAGCCAGACCAGGCGCCCGGGGTTGAAGGCCGGGGTCATGGCGATGTTGAAGCCCCCATAGCCATAGAGCAAGGTGGGGTTCTGGCCGTCTAGCACCAGCCCTTTCTTGTGCACCAGGAAGAGCGGCACCTGTGTACCGTCCTGGCTGGTCACAAAAACCTGGTGCGTTTCATACAGGCTCGGATCAAAGTTCAGGGGTGGGGCAAAAAGGGTCTGGGTCTGGCCGGTGGAGAGGTGGTGATGGTACAGGGTGGTAGGGTACAGGAAGGACGTAAAGCCGAAAAAGAGCTCTGGGTCGTCCTCCTCCCCGGCGAGGGGCGCTACCATGCCCAGGGTGGGCAAGGGCAAACTTCCCCGGGAATGGCCCTCGAGGTCAACCATCTCCAGCCTGTGGCTGGCGTGGTGCAGATAGCCCAGCACCAGCGCGTCGCCCGCCGGCTCCACAAACGCCAGCACGTCCTCACCCTCGGGCACCAGGGTCTGGTGGCCCTCCAGACCGCCCCCGGCCACGTCCACCGCAATCACCCGGCCCTTGGGGGCTTGCAGGTTGGTTTTGAAATAGAAGCGAGAGCCCTGGTTGCGAATAAACTCAAACGAGGCCACAAACTCGCCCACCAGCTCCACAAAAGGCCCTCCGGAGCCATACGCCCGGTAAAAGAACAGGTTCTCGCGGTGCGTGCCCCGCCACACGTGCAGGCACTCGTAGCGCCCGTCGTGGGTCACAAAGGCCTGAAACCCCCACTCCTTCTGGTCGGGCCGCTCGTACACCAGCACATCTTCGCGCTGGGGGTTACCTAGCTTGTGCAGATAGACCTTCTGGAAGTAATTGGCCCCGGTGTAGTCGGCGCCTTCGGTGGGAGGGTCGTAGCGGCTATAAAAAAAGCCCGAGGCGTCCGGCAGCCAGGCAGCGGTGCTGAACTTGCTCCACCTTATTTCGTCGGGCAAGTCCTGGCCGCTTGCTACCTCGCGCACCTTCCAAACAAGCCAGTCCGAGCCGCTCTGGCTCAGGGCATAGGCCAGGTAACGCCCGTCGCGGCTCACCGAATACTGGGTCAGGGCCACCGTACCGTCCTCGGACAGCGCGTTGGGGTCGAGCAGCACCCGTGGGGCACTCTCCAGGCTCTCCTGCACGCAAAGCACATTTTGGTTTTGCAGGCCGTCGTTGCGCAGGCTGAAGTAGCGCCCGCCTTTCTTGAAAAAACCCACCACGCGGGGGTAGTTCCAGAGCTCTTCCAGGCGCTTTCGCAGGGACTCACGCAGGGGAATTTGCGCCAGATAGTCAAAGGTGAGCCGGTTCTGGGCCTCGATCCAAGCCCGGGTCTCGGGCGCGTGGGGGTTCTCGAGGGGACGGTAGGGGTCGGGTACCTGGATGCCGTGCCAATCGTCTACAACTTCGGCTGTGGGTGCGGGGGGATACAAAAACTTCATTCCGTCAATATACCCGTTGCGGCCCGGTGGGGTCTTTGGGTCTGTTTTTACAGAACCCAATCGCAGGAGGAAGCTTTATGAAAGCACTGCCAAGCATTGTTCTTTTGCTCCGGCCACCCGGCCCTCAGCGGGGCTCAGGGTCAAAACGCCCCAGGGGGTATCAATGTCAACACCGCTAACCAGACTCCATCTCCGGCGTGATCTGCTCGGGGTGGGGTTTGCCGCCTCTGAGCTGGCTGATCAGGGTTGCGGCGATAATCAGGGCCGCCCCCAGCATTCCCTGCCAGCCCAGCCGCTCGCCCAGCAACACATAGGCAAAAGCCGCGGCGTAGACCGGCTCGAGGGTAAAAATCACCGCTGCCTGGGGGGCGGGCACCCGCCGCTGGCCCAGGGCCTGCAACCAGATGCACAACGCCGAGGCCACCAAACCCAGGTACAAAAGCGAAAGGTAGGGGAATCCCTCGGCGTTCCAG contains the following coding sequences:
- a CDS encoding ABC transporter ATP-binding protein; translated protein: MKPVLEVKELTKVYRVDTVETPALRGVSLEVHQGEFIALAGPSGSGKSTLLHLMGGLDRPTSGEVWLEGQRIDGLSKAELARLRLWNVGFVFQAYNLIPVLTALENAAFVLELRGEPKAAREAKALEALETLGLKDLAHRRPNQLSGGQQQRVAVARALAARPKIILADEPTANLDSKTGLALIEHMRTLNREQGVTFVFSTHDPRLLERVDRIVRLEDGQVAA
- a CDS encoding ABC transporter permease, which gives rise to MFDLLPLAWRNLWRHRGRSLITAGAVGLAVFFTLVYLSFLGALENAMYNQLTDSVGHLQVRVEGYREKREFRELLIPEARQVEARLAEGTEARLVVALEVPALVAGESRSRGVLLVGDWRPPELRERFAQQYLAQGRLPEENDLEGIALGASLARALKVGLGDPVYVYAPGTEGRGAGVYRLVGLLHFPDPAAEAKSAYLSLAAAQELAAPGSATRIELHFPFTRLGQDAQLAALAPQLEARLGPGLSLESWREASPALAQIFNLLTPLVLIFAAIFFGLAGLLVLNTIYLGLLERTRELGVIVALGAGPAQVTRMVVLESLLLTLSGALVGSGLGLATVGALSRGFSLEAVFGGVASTFGLPEVLYLSLRPWELPVTLAYALLTGLLAAWWPARLAARLEPVEAMRFTA
- a CDS encoding outer membrane lipoprotein-sorting protein encodes the protein MNLRPIVLGLLCFSLGSAATDPQAVLKAIVDNQRGGSVRATLTLSVTRPDRQTQYVLEVASDGGERAITWVKAPPREAGQAFLRVGDNIQLYNPTLKRVLRLPPSGRSDSFLGSDLSYSDLAGRDLEQDYTPSIGAETEGSLTLELIPKPQAPTPYGKLVLQASKPGFVPREVLYYDQRGQAVRRVTFAQFAQVGGRSFPTQTTVEDLLRPGYRTSVVYSNYRFGVAIPESCFTVRALEAGC
- a CDS encoding ABC transporter permease, with protein sequence MPVNSNIGVLARLAWRNLWRQRRRTLLLLLVVAYASLTIVLFWGVNDGFIQSIQYGNARFLSAPVLITARGYLEDPDPERGLPSLDFLPQLAAAPGVRAAAPRLEFPALLRSAYAAEPVQARGVEPALEARVSGIPQAIVEGRMVEGPGEVVLGKRLAERLDARLGERVVLDAAALAGPQALGLRVVGLVASGIASVDRGAVLLHLEDARRLSGLPTATGVALDVPRGQEARVARALAAKLPEGLEAHDLGELLGGLSQALQSRQGTVFLIGLAFSLFAALAVTSTVLVSVLERTREFGMMGAIGLAPAGLAAMVTLETVLATALGWVVGLALGYGLNYWLATQNVLGPIFASYGAAWEILGTGGEIYTAQSPLYALYAALTIALAAFFSVLIPARRVKALNPAEAMRTE
- a CDS encoding GbsR/MarR family transcriptional regulator; this translates as MSGELHHFVEEFALAYEAAGIPRTAGRILGWLMVCDPPEQTASQLAEALGASKASISTMTRLLLQMHLIERVPKRGSRQTHFCIRPDTWSRSVQQGLSSLSRYRALAEQGLRLLQEAPPARGERLREMRDLYAFFEEELQGLFERYERSKRKA
- a CDS encoding prolyl oligopeptidase family protein; amino-acid sequence: MKFLYPPAPTAEVVDDWHGIQVPDPYRPLENPHAPETRAWIEAQNRLTFDYLAQIPLRESLRKRLEELWNYPRVVGFFKKGGRYFSLRNDGLQNQNVLCVQESLESAPRVLLDPNALSEDGTVALTQYSVSRDGRYLAYALSQSGSDWLVWKVREVASGQDLPDEIRWSKFSTAAWLPDASGFFYSRYDPPTEGADYTGANYFQKVYLHKLGNPQREDVLVYERPDQKEWGFQAFVTHDGRYECLHVWRGTHRENLFFYRAYGSGGPFVELVGEFVASFEFIRNQGSRFYFKTNLQAPKGRVIAVDVAGGGLEGHQTLVPEGEDVLAFVEPAGDALVLGYLHHASHRLEMVDLEGHSRGSLPLPTLGMVAPLAGEEDDPELFFGFTSFLYPTTLYHHHLSTGQTQTLFAPPLNFDPSLYETHQVFVTSQDGTQVPLFLVHKKGLVLDGQNPTLLYGYGGFNIAMTPAFNPGRLVWLEQGGVLAQACLRGGGEYGEDWYRAGTLGRKQNVFDDFIACAEWLIEQGYTQPRRLAIQGGSNGGLLVGAAMTQRPELFGVALPAVGVLDMLRFHKFTIGWAWVSDYGSPDDPTQFRYLLAYSPLHNLKQGTRYPATLITTADHDDRVVPAHSFKFAAALQAAQGGEAPVLIRIQTKAGHGLGKPTRMLIEEQADLYAFTLRQMGLA